Proteins encoded by one window of Anderseniella sp. Alg231-50:
- a CDS encoding polyamine ABC transporter ATP-binding protein, producing the protein MGNAGASGEPMVRFQNVQKSYDGETLVVKDLNLDIAQGEFVTMLGPSGSGKTTTLMMLAGFEPATHGEIYLNGNPINNVPPHKRGIGMVFQNYALFPHMSVAENLAFPLAVRGQSKAEQEERVKKVLEMVELPEFGGRRPAQLSGGQQQRVAVARALVFEPDLVLMDEPLGALDKQLREQMQYEIKHIHESLGVTVVYVTHDQSEALTMSDRVAVFEDGIIQQLSSPEELYERPENSFVAQFIGENNKLRGTVQEVGRDRLATVKLDSGDIVKALAVGISAKGERTLLSVRPERVAIEPKKTKNTVTLTGKVEELIYLGDHIRTRMSVAGHTDFIVKVPNNAEHHELTQGQTTTLGWQAEDCRALDDMAA; encoded by the coding sequence ATGGGTAATGCTGGTGCTTCCGGCGAACCGATGGTTCGCTTTCAAAACGTTCAGAAAAGTTATGACGGCGAAACGCTGGTCGTAAAAGATCTGAATCTCGATATCGCCCAAGGCGAGTTTGTCACCATGTTGGGCCCGTCGGGCTCCGGCAAGACAACAACGCTGATGATGCTTGCAGGTTTTGAACCTGCCACGCACGGCGAGATTTATCTCAACGGCAATCCGATCAACAACGTGCCGCCGCACAAGCGCGGCATTGGCATGGTGTTCCAGAACTATGCCCTGTTTCCACATATGTCGGTTGCGGAAAACCTGGCGTTTCCACTGGCTGTCAGAGGCCAGTCGAAGGCCGAACAGGAAGAGCGGGTAAAGAAAGTACTGGAAATGGTGGAGCTGCCGGAATTCGGCGGCCGGCGCCCGGCACAGCTTTCAGGCGGCCAGCAGCAGCGTGTAGCGGTTGCCCGCGCGCTGGTGTTTGAACCTGATCTCGTATTGATGGACGAGCCGCTTGGCGCGCTCGACAAACAGCTGCGCGAGCAGATGCAGTATGAAATCAAGCATATTCACGAGTCACTCGGTGTGACCGTGGTCTATGTCACCCATGACCAGTCTGAAGCGCTGACCATGTCGGATCGCGTTGCAGTCTTCGAGGATGGAATAATTCAGCAATTGTCGAGCCCGGAAGAGCTCTATGAACGCCCGGAGAACTCCTTCGTGGCCCAGTTCATAGGCGAGAACAACAAGCTGCGCGGCACGGTGCAGGAGGTTGGCAGGGACAGGCTGGCCACCGTGAAGCTGGATTCTGGTGATATCGTCAAAGCGCTGGCAGTTGGCATTAGTGCCAAGGGAGAGCGTACACTGTTGTCGGTTCGCCCAGAACGCGTTGCAATTGAGCCGAAGAAAACCAAGAACACAGTTACGCTGACCGGCAAGGTTGAGGAACTGATTTATCTGGGCGACCACATTCGCACGCGCATGTCGGTTGCCGGTCACACCGACTTTATTGTCAAAGTGCCCAACAATGCCGAGCATCACGAACTCACCCAGGGCCAGACCACGACTTTGGGCTGGCAGGCTGAGGATTGCCGGGCGCTGGATGATATGGCAGCCTGA
- the moaA gene encoding GTP 3',8-cyclase MoaA — translation MSTSIQMPADAASEMIDPFGRHVSYLRVSVTDRCDFRCVYCMSENMTFLPKKDILTLEELDRLCTVFVEKGVKKLRLTGGEPLVRRNIMSLFENLSRHLKSGALEELTLTTNGSQLEKYASQMVDHGVRRINVSLDTIDAKKFKDITRWGDLDKVMGGIRAAQAAGLAIKINMVALKNFNEDEIEPMMKWCHGEGMDLTLIETMPLGEIEEDRTDQYLPLSVVRANLLDKYSLEDIPYKTGGPARYVEVRETGGRLGFITPMTHNFCESCNRVRLTCTGTLYMCLGQDDAADLRDPLRASEGNELVSAAIDEAIGRKPKGHDFIIDRRTKSPAVTRHMSVTGG, via the coding sequence ATGAGCACATCCATACAAATGCCAGCCGATGCGGCGTCTGAAATGATCGATCCGTTCGGGCGCCATGTGAGTTATCTAAGGGTATCGGTTACCGACCGCTGTGATTTCCGCTGTGTCTATTGCATGTCGGAAAACATGACCTTCCTGCCCAAGAAAGACATCCTCACGCTGGAAGAACTCGACCGGCTGTGCACCGTGTTTGTCGAAAAGGGTGTCAAGAAACTGCGCCTGACCGGCGGTGAACCACTGGTTCGCCGCAATATAATGTCGCTGTTTGAAAACCTGTCGCGGCACCTGAAGTCCGGCGCGCTGGAAGAACTGACCCTGACAACCAATGGCTCGCAGCTTGAGAAGTACGCTTCGCAGATGGTCGACCACGGCGTCAGGCGGATCAATGTGTCGCTCGATACCATTGATGCCAAAAAATTCAAGGACATCACCCGCTGGGGCGACCTGGACAAGGTGATGGGCGGAATCCGGGCTGCGCAGGCCGCAGGCCTTGCAATCAAGATCAACATGGTCGCCCTGAAGAATTTCAACGAAGACGAAATCGAACCGATGATGAAGTGGTGTCACGGTGAAGGCATGGACCTGACATTGATCGAAACCATGCCGCTCGGCGAGATAGAAGAAGACCGTACAGACCAGTACCTGCCCTTGTCAGTGGTCCGCGCCAACCTGCTGGACAAATACTCGCTGGAAGACATCCCCTACAAGACCGGCGGTCCGGCCCGGTATGTCGAGGTCAGGGAAACCGGCGGCAGGCTGGGCTTCATTACACCAATGACCCATAATTTCTGCGAAAGCTGCAACCGGGTGCGGCTGACCTGCACCGGCACGCTTTACATGTGCCTCGGCCAGGACGATGCGGCCGACCTGCGAGACCCGCTGCGTGCATCTGAAGGCAACGAACTGGTGAGCGCCGCCATTGATGAAGCCATTGGCCGCAAACCGAAGGGCCATGACTTTATCATTGACCGGCGCACCAAGTCTCCCGCCGTGACCCGCCACATGAGTGTGACCGGCGGCTAG
- a CDS encoding ABC transporter substrate-binding protein translates to MNRRRAITLIGGAAATAGLATPALSQNRKITVGALRFTSHSGSFIAFERGYFADAGLDVELKFFQAAQPMAIAIASGSIDYAVTAVSGGLISLAQKGAVKVIGGALSEEPGIDGQKILASDAAFKAGLTSPKKLDGKIFGMSTAGSSFHYMGSKVATAEGVSMKFKPLQKVGAIIGALKSGQIDAWSIVPHIAKPLAKSGAAHIIGSVSDYLPNYQITTVFTSARNAAEQKTMTGDFLTGFSKGVADYNATMIARTLGKDGVDDMVRLIHKYVYADRPLAKAAPSIINGTMRLNEGAALNVASIQDQLKWFQSEALVDADVTMDTLVDTSYVKTIRA, encoded by the coding sequence ATGAACCGACGCAGGGCCATCACGCTTATTGGAGGAGCCGCTGCAACAGCAGGTCTGGCGACGCCGGCCCTGTCTCAGAACAGAAAGATCACCGTAGGCGCATTGCGCTTCACCAGTCACTCAGGAAGCTTCATCGCCTTTGAACGGGGATATTTTGCCGACGCCGGTCTGGATGTGGAACTGAAGTTCTTTCAGGCCGCCCAACCCATGGCCATCGCGATCGCATCAGGTAGTATCGATTACGCTGTTACAGCCGTTTCAGGCGGTTTGATCTCGCTGGCTCAAAAAGGTGCGGTGAAGGTCATCGGCGGCGCGCTTTCCGAGGAGCCGGGCATAGACGGGCAAAAGATCCTGGCCTCGGATGCCGCGTTCAAGGCAGGCCTGACCTCCCCGAAGAAGCTGGACGGCAAAATCTTCGGCATGTCCACGGCCGGGTCCAGCTTTCACTATATGGGCTCGAAGGTCGCCACAGCCGAAGGCGTATCCATGAAGTTCAAACCGCTGCAAAAAGTGGGGGCGATCATCGGCGCGCTGAAATCCGGTCAGATCGACGCCTGGTCCATCGTGCCGCACATCGCCAAGCCGCTGGCCAAATCCGGCGCGGCGCACATCATCGGCAGCGTTTCGGACTACCTGCCCAATTATCAGATTACGACGGTGTTCACCTCGGCCCGCAACGCTGCGGAACAGAAAACCATGACAGGTGACTTCCTGACCGGATTTTCCAAAGGGGTTGCCGACTATAACGCAACAATGATTGCCCGAACTCTCGGCAAGGACGGTGTCGACGACATGGTCCGGCTGATCCATAAATATGTCTACGCGGATCGCCCGCTGGCAAAGGCAGCCCCTTCCATCATCAACGGCACCATGCGACTGAACGAGGGAGCCGCGTTGAACGTGGCTTCGATCCAGGACCAGTTGAAGTGGTTTCAGTCCGAAGCGCTGGTCGATGCCGATGTAACAATGGATACACTTGTCGATACGAGTTATGTGAAAACGATCCGCGCCTAG
- a CDS encoding ATP-binding cassette domain-containing protein: MDIRLSGISHSYGDFEVLRNISLDIPSGKIVCIVGPTGCGKSTLLRLIGGLENPAKGSVLQLGEPAEDCLNPLTYVFQDFALLPWRTVAGNISLVLEDHDLARADNKKTIADVLARTKLTDFARALPKQLSGGMKQRVAIARALAVKPAVMLMDEPLSALDSQTRELLMDDLVALWTRQPFTAVYVTHNLDEAVRMGHSIVVLSRCPGQIREIVHLEKPLDERSYGDSDLQFRQKYLWNLMRDEAQAAASELINV; this comes from the coding sequence ATGGATATCCGTCTATCAGGGATCAGTCATTCCTACGGCGACTTCGAGGTCCTGCGTAACATCTCGCTGGACATTCCATCGGGCAAGATCGTCTGCATTGTCGGGCCTACGGGCTGCGGCAAGTCAACACTGCTCAGGCTGATCGGCGGGCTTGAGAATCCCGCCAAGGGCAGTGTCCTGCAACTGGGTGAGCCTGCTGAAGACTGCCTGAACCCGCTGACCTATGTGTTCCAGGATTTTGCCCTGCTGCCGTGGAGAACGGTTGCGGGGAACATTTCCCTGGTGCTGGAAGATCACGACCTTGCACGTGCAGACAATAAGAAGACCATCGCCGATGTGCTGGCCCGTACCAAGCTGACGGATTTTGCCCGTGCCCTGCCCAAGCAGCTTTCAGGCGGCATGAAACAGCGTGTGGCCATTGCCCGGGCGCTGGCAGTGAAGCCTGCCGTCATGCTGATGGACGAACCTCTGTCGGCACTGGACAGCCAGACACGTGAGCTGCTGATGGACGACCTGGTTGCGCTGTGGACGCGACAGCCTTTCACGGCCGTCTATGTAACCCACAACCTGGACGAGGCGGTTCGCATGGGGCATTCGATCGTCGTTCTGTCGCGCTGCCCCGGCCAGATACGGGAGATCGTGCATCTGGAGAAACCGCTGGATGAACGCAGTTACGGCGATAGTGACCTCCAGTTCCGGCAGAAGTATCTGTGGAATCTGATGCGCGACGAGGCGCAGGCTGCAGCTTCGGAGTTGATCAATGTCTAG
- a CDS encoding ABC transporter permease subunit: MGPDPNTEETGIARQVAFRGGGFAPTPYRWIGLAVFVVLVGLAEIGTRTGVISPLTLPKPSDVLLTFRELYDSGLLWTHLAPSLTRLAVGAALGATLGVGMGVLIGLFSYIRAGMVPLVAAIFPIPKIALLPLFVIWFGIDEASKYALIAFGTFTPTVVATYGAVDNVDRTLIRMGQSFGMSWKSIVRKIILPGAMPGILSGLRISLAIAIILLVAAEMLGAEHGIGAYILEAGSLYNLERLFAGVVILSLLGVLLSAVIGAIERYVLRWRT, translated from the coding sequence ATGGGTCCTGACCCTAATACGGAAGAAACAGGCATTGCCCGCCAGGTCGCTTTTCGCGGCGGCGGCTTCGCGCCGACACCTTATCGCTGGATCGGACTGGCGGTATTCGTGGTGCTGGTTGGCCTGGCTGAAATCGGTACGCGTACCGGTGTGATTTCACCGCTGACACTGCCGAAGCCGTCGGACGTCCTGCTGACATTCCGAGAACTCTACGATTCCGGTTTATTGTGGACCCATCTGGCCCCTTCCCTGACGCGTCTTGCGGTCGGCGCTGCGCTTGGCGCAACGCTTGGCGTGGGCATGGGCGTGCTGATCGGCCTGTTTTCCTATATCCGCGCCGGCATGGTGCCGTTGGTAGCAGCCATATTCCCGATACCCAAGATCGCCCTCTTGCCGCTGTTCGTCATCTGGTTCGGTATTGATGAAGCCTCGAAGTATGCGTTGATCGCGTTCGGCACCTTCACCCCGACAGTTGTTGCCACCTATGGCGCGGTCGACAATGTGGACCGCACCCTGATCCGCATGGGGCAAAGCTTCGGCATGAGCTGGAAGTCAATTGTCCGCAAGATCATCCTGCCCGGCGCAATGCCGGGCATCCTGTCGGGTTTGCGGATTTCGCTTGCCATCGCCATCATCCTGCTGGTTGCCGCCGAAATGCTGGGCGCGGAACACGGCATCGGCGCCTACATCCTGGAGGCAGGCTCGCTGTATAATCTTGAGCGCCTGTTTGCGGGTGTTGTTATCCTGTCGCTGCTGGGCGTGCTGCTCAGTGCCGTAATCGGCGCGATTGAGCGCTATGTGCTGCGCTGGCGAACCTGA
- a CDS encoding SDR family oxidoreductase, protein MTSKGTVLVTGGSRGIGAACVRLLARDGFDVAVNYARSAAEAEKLAGEVKAMGGHSIAVRADVGSETEVTDMFAHIDEAMPPLAGLVNNAGVLFEKARLEDFDAERINETLRVNVTGSFLCAREAVRRLSTERGGEGGVIVNLSSAAARIGSPNEFIDYAASKGAIDAMTLGLSKEVAGQGIRVNAVRPGLIHTDIHASSGQPDRVERLQGQVPMGRGGTAEEVAESVVWLLSPAASYVNGVLLDVTGGR, encoded by the coding sequence ATGACATCCAAGGGCACAGTTCTGGTAACCGGCGGCAGCAGGGGCATTGGTGCAGCGTGTGTAAGACTGCTGGCGCGTGATGGCTTTGATGTTGCTGTGAATTACGCCCGCTCTGCCGCTGAAGCAGAAAAACTGGCCGGTGAGGTCAAGGCGATGGGAGGCCACAGTATCGCCGTCAGGGCGGATGTGGGTTCGGAGACCGAAGTCACGGACATGTTCGCGCACATCGATGAGGCCATGCCGCCGCTCGCCGGGCTGGTCAACAATGCAGGTGTATTGTTTGAAAAAGCCCGGCTTGAAGACTTCGATGCCGAGCGTATCAACGAGACCTTGCGGGTCAATGTGACCGGCAGCTTCCTGTGCGCGCGCGAAGCCGTGCGCCGCTTGAGCACCGAACGGGGCGGCGAGGGAGGCGTGATCGTCAACCTGTCGTCGGCGGCAGCACGCATCGGTTCGCCCAACGAGTTCATCGACTACGCCGCGTCCAAGGGCGCCATTGATGCCATGACGCTGGGGCTGTCGAAGGAGGTCGCGGGCCAGGGCATCCGGGTGAATGCGGTGCGTCCCGGCCTGATCCACACTGACATACATGCCTCATCCGGCCAACCGGATCGGGTGGAGCGCTTGCAGGGCCAGGTGCCGATGGGCAGGGGAGGGACTGCGGAAGAGGTGGCGGAGAGCGTTGTCTGGCTGTTGTCGCCGGCGGCGTCCTACGTCAACGGTGTATTGCTGGATGTAACCGGTGGCCGGTGA
- a CDS encoding septal ring lytic transglycosylase RlpA family protein: MNKYLFAAGVLSACAVLLLAMAPANAAETGKASWYKMGTKTASGERFRPNGLTAAHRTLPFGTKVRVKNLRNGKSVVVRINDRGPFIKSRIIDVSKGAAQKIGLVRAGVTNVSIQVVN, translated from the coding sequence ATGAACAAATACCTGTTTGCAGCCGGCGTTCTCAGCGCCTGCGCCGTCTTGCTGCTGGCAATGGCGCCTGCCAACGCGGCAGAGACCGGCAAGGCGTCGTGGTACAAGATGGGCACCAAAACCGCCAGTGGCGAGCGCTTCAGACCCAACGGGCTGACCGCGGCGCACCGCACCCTGCCGTTCGGCACCAAGGTGCGTGTCAAAAATCTGCGCAACGGCAAATCTGTTGTTGTGCGTATCAATGATCGCGGACCGTTCATCAAGTCCCGCATCATCGACGTATCAAAGGGCGCTGCACAGAAAATCGGCCTGGTCCGTGCCGGTGTGACCAATGTGTCGATCCAGGTGGTAAATTAG
- a CDS encoding pyridoxal-phosphate dependent enzyme, with protein MTKQIATLEDVPAFAPNPASPLALLAACPAYESTPLITKTGPTGRTMLVKDETRRMNLGAFKALGGVYAVARMIGDAWQAAGNDPLSPEDYMSDAVKAFAAEMTFVCATAGNHGMAVAAGARIFGAQARIYLAREVPAGFEARLKETQDAQVVRAGDDYAQSLEAAEADAVETGAILLADGSWPGYSERPLLVMEGYTVIAEELREAFEQSNDWPSHVFLQAGVGGIAGAVTHMIRENWAVQPEIIIVEPNEAPCLTESHAAGYPVQVQGGVSNMGRLDCKEPSLIAFGIFERTGVHFMTVSDAEAQDAANRLTSQGIATTPSGAAGLAGLKAFGEADRPLIIATEGAV; from the coding sequence ATGACAAAACAAATCGCAACCCTTGAAGATGTTCCGGCGTTTGCGCCCAACCCAGCTTCACCCCTCGCCCTGCTGGCAGCATGTCCGGCTTACGAATCCACGCCGCTGATCACCAAGACAGGCCCCACCGGGCGGACCATGCTGGTCAAGGACGAAACCAGGCGCATGAACCTGGGTGCCTTCAAGGCGCTGGGCGGCGTCTACGCCGTGGCCCGCATGATCGGCGACGCCTGGCAGGCCGCAGGCAATGATCCTCTCAGCCCAGAAGACTACATGTCCGATGCCGTCAAGGCATTTGCAGCAGAGATGACATTCGTGTGCGCCACGGCCGGCAATCACGGCATGGCAGTTGCCGCCGGTGCACGTATCTTTGGTGCACAAGCGCGCATTTACCTGGCGCGTGAAGTGCCGGCCGGGTTTGAGGCTCGCCTGAAAGAAACCCAGGATGCGCAGGTGGTGCGCGCCGGCGATGATTACGCGCAAAGCCTGGAGGCGGCCGAGGCAGACGCCGTCGAGACCGGCGCCATATTGCTGGCGGACGGATCATGGCCGGGATACAGCGAGCGGCCGCTGCTGGTAATGGAAGGCTATACCGTCATTGCCGAGGAACTGCGCGAAGCATTCGAGCAAAGCAATGACTGGCCCTCACACGTGTTCCTGCAGGCCGGCGTCGGCGGTATTGCGGGAGCGGTCACTCACATGATCCGGGAAAACTGGGCGGTGCAGCCGGAGATCATTATCGTTGAACCCAATGAGGCGCCCTGCCTGACAGAGAGCCACGCGGCGGGATACCCCGTGCAGGTGCAGGGCGGCGTGTCCAATATGGGCAGGCTCGATTGCAAGGAACCGTCCCTCATCGCGTTCGGCATTTTTGAGCGAACCGGCGTTCACTTCATGACCGTCTCCGACGCTGAAGCCCAGGACGCCGCCAACCGGCTGACCAGCCAGGGCATCGCGACCACGCCATCGGGTGCCGCCGGGCTTGCCGGCCTCAAGGCATTCGGCGAGGCCGATCGGCCCCTGATCATCGCCACCGAAGGAGCCGTGTGA
- a CDS encoding SDR family NAD(P)-dependent oxidoreductase: protein MDASALKGKTVLVTGAARGLGAAFAAVLADAGADVIMTGRLTEMLEGTAEAIRLRCGTKPETHLLDLSDPGSVNEFGEMIAKAHPKLDILINNGAQWLSGSMDDYDAYSVVSTINAAATGTFLLTRHLLPSLLATGAGDIVNIVSICGIANSALQTAAVPYLMAKHAQTGMTDGLRQELKGKPVRVHALYPPYLETISPLNEEDWNAERGDVAMTTSRDVVEAGIFALTRPRHVTMASIVLDADEGGLFG, encoded by the coding sequence ATGGATGCCAGCGCGCTGAAGGGTAAGACAGTCCTGGTCACCGGTGCTGCACGCGGCCTGGGTGCTGCCTTTGCAGCCGTGCTGGCCGATGCCGGAGCCGATGTCATCATGACCGGTCGGCTGACTGAAATGCTTGAAGGCACGGCGGAAGCGATCCGGCTGCGCTGCGGCACCAAGCCGGAAACCCACCTGCTGGACCTGTCCGATCCAGGCTCCGTCAACGAGTTTGGCGAAATGATCGCCAAGGCTCATCCGAAACTCGATATCCTGATCAACAACGGCGCGCAGTGGCTGTCCGGTTCAATGGACGACTATGATGCCTACTCAGTCGTCAGCACCATCAATGCGGCGGCGACAGGCACATTCCTGCTGACCCGGCACTTGCTGCCGTCTCTGCTGGCGACCGGTGCCGGCGACATCGTCAATATCGTCTCCATATGCGGCATCGCAAACAGTGCCCTTCAAACTGCAGCGGTGCCCTATTTAATGGCCAAGCATGCACAGACCGGCATGACCGACGGGTTGCGCCAGGAACTGAAGGGAAAACCAGTGCGCGTGCACGCGCTTTACCCGCCCTACCTGGAAACCATCTCGCCGTTGAATGAAGAAGACTGGAATGCGGAACGTGGCGATGTGGCCATGACCACATCACGCGACGTCGTGGAAGCAGGCATCTTTGCACTGACCCGCCCGCGCCATGTCACCATGGCGTCGATCGTGCTCGACGCCGATGAAGGCGGGTTGTTCGGATAA